The proteins below are encoded in one region of Alistipes indistinctus YIT 12060:
- the trmD gene encoding tRNA (guanosine(37)-N1)-methyltransferase TrmD, with the protein MRIDIITVVPELLVSPLNESILKRAQQKGLVEIAVHNLRDYTFDRYRQVDDYPFGGEAGMVMKPEPIFRCIEQLQSERTYDEVIYTSPDGIRYNQHEANRLSTLGNIVILCGHYKGIDYRVREHLITLEISIGDYVLTGGELAAAIIADSVVRVIPGAIGDEASALTDSFQDNLLAPPVYTRPADFRGWKVPDVLLSGNPKEIAKWQEEQAFERTERLRPDLLDPQSV; encoded by the coding sequence ATGCGAATAGACATCATAACCGTCGTTCCCGAACTGCTCGTATCGCCGCTGAACGAATCGATCCTCAAGCGGGCACAACAGAAAGGGCTGGTGGAAATCGCCGTGCACAACCTGCGCGACTACACGTTCGACCGGTACCGGCAGGTGGACGACTACCCTTTCGGCGGCGAAGCAGGCATGGTGATGAAACCCGAACCGATCTTCCGCTGCATCGAACAATTGCAGTCGGAACGCACCTACGACGAGGTGATCTATACCTCCCCCGACGGCATCCGATACAACCAGCACGAAGCGAACCGGCTCTCGACGCTCGGAAACATCGTTATCCTGTGCGGACATTACAAAGGGATAGATTACCGGGTGCGCGAACATCTCATCACGCTCGAAATCTCGATCGGCGACTACGTCTTGACTGGCGGCGAGCTGGCCGCGGCGATTATCGCCGACAGCGTGGTACGCGTGATTCCGGGCGCGATCGGAGACGAAGCTTCGGCACTGACGGACAGTTTCCAGGACAACCTGCTCGCTCCGCCGGTCTACACGCGCCCGGCCGACTTCCGCGGCTGGAAAGTGCCGGATGTCCTGCTGTCGGGCAATCCGAAAGAGATCGCCAAATGGCAAGAGGAGCAGGCTTTCGAACGCACGGAAAGGCTTCGGCCCGACCTGCTCGATCCGCAATCGGTTTGA